A single Oryza brachyantha chromosome 8, ObraRS2, whole genome shotgun sequence DNA region contains:
- the LOC102720392 gene encoding fatty acyl-CoA reductase 1-like, with product MDSESIVNFFRGRSILITGSTGFLGKVLIEKILRVQPDVKRLYLVVRATDIGSATRRVENEVIGTDIFQILKEQHGSGFKSFVEEKVCPLAGDIIYENLGLDADKLTELSKEIDIVVNSAATTNFYERYDVAFDSNVMGAKNICEFAKKCTKLKMLLHVSTAYVAGEQEGLILEKPFLMNEALRNGPHLDITSELNLIKETKIDMRAKCCSMKTEKRTMKNLGLERARHFGWPNTYVFTKAMGEMLLGHLCGDLPVVIIRPSIITSILKEPLPGWTEGIRTIDSVIIGYAKQALPFFLVDLDLIMDVIPGDMVVNAMMVAMAVHSGQPAQTIYHVTSSLRNPAPYAVLSDTGHRYFLANPPCMGKNGEHARLRRMRFFSTVASFRAHMVINYRLPLEILRWVNIALCGMLSRRYEEMSRKYRFIMHLVELYAPYTLFKGCFDDINTQKLRVAMKKHEEKTDGGYYFDFDPKSIDWEEYFYKVHIPGVVKYLCD from the exons ATGGATTCCGAAAGTATCGTGAATTTCTTCAGAGGGAGGAGCATCCTCATCACCGGCTCAACCGGCTTCCTTGGAAAAG TGCTTATAGAGAAGATACTCAGGGTTCAGCCTGACGTCAAGAGGCTCTACCTGGTCGTCCGAGCCACCGACATCGGTTCCGCGACACGCCGGGTTGAGAACGAG GTGATAGGGACGGACATCTTTCAGATTCTGAAAGAACAGCATGGCAGTGGGTTCAAAAGTTTCGTTGAAGAAAAGGTCTGTCCTTTGGCAGGAGATATAATCTATGAGAACTTGGGATTAGATGCTGACAAATTGACAGAGCTGTCTAAGGAAATCGATATCGTCGTCAACAGTGCTGCAACTACAAACTTTTATGAAAG ATACGATGTGGCTTTTGACTCAAACGTAATGGGAGCGAAGAACATCTGTGAATTTGCTAAGAAGTGCACAAAACTGAAGATGTTGCTTCATGTTTCGACtg CCTATGTAGCTGGAGAACAAGAGGGACTCATACTAGAGAAACCATTCTTGATGAATGAAGCACTTAGGAATGGTCCTCACCTGGATATCACATCCGAGTTAAATCTGATCAAGGAGACCAAGATTGATATGAGAGCCAAGTGTTGTTCAATGAAAACTGAGAAGAGAACCATGAAGAATCTTGGGCTGGAGAG GGCTAGGCATTTTGGGTGGCCAAACACCTACGTTTTCACCAAAGCAATGGGGGAGATGCTGCTCGGCCACCTCTGCGGCGACCTCCCCGTGGTGATCATCCGCCCAAGCATCATAACCAGTATCCTCAAGGAGCCATTGCCGGGATGGACGGAAGGAATCAG GACGATCGACTCCGTGATCATCGGTTACGCCAAGCAGGCGTTGCCCTTCTTCCTCGTCGATCTCGATCTGATAATGGACGTG ATACCGGGGGACATGGTGGTGAATGCCATGATGGTGGCAATGGCGGTGCACTCGGGGCAGCCGGCGCAGACCATCTATCACGTGACGTCGTCGCTGCGGAACCCGGCGCCGTACGCTGTCCTGTCGGACACTGGCCACCGATACTTCCTTGCCAACCCGCCGTGCATGGGGAAGAATGGCGAGCACGCCCGGCTGCGCAGGATGCGCTTCTTTAGCACGGTGGCCAGCTTCCGCGCCCACATGGTCATCAACTACAGGCTGCCCCTCGAG ATACTTCGCTGGGTGAATATTGCGCTGTGCGGCATGTTGTCACGACGCTACGAGGAGATGAGCAGGAAGTACAGGTTCATCATGCATCTGGTGGAGCTCTACGCGCCCTACACCTTGTTCAAAGGCTG CTTCGACGACATCAACACACAGAAGCTGAGGGTTGCGATGAAGAAGCACGAGGAGAAAACTGACGGCGGATACTATTTTGATTTTGACCCCAAGTCAATTGATTGGGAGGAGTATTTCTACAAGGTTCACATCCCTGGTGTAGTCAAGTACCTGTGTGACTAG
- the LOC102713386 gene encoding fatty acyl-CoA reductase 1-like yields MAISAHMDSETIVNFFRGRSILITGSTGFLGKVLIEKILRVQPDVKRLYLVVRATDIGSATRRVENEVIGTDIFQILKEQYGSGFKSYLEEKLCPLAGDIIYENLGLDSDKLTELFKEIDIVVNSAATTNFYERYDVAFDSNVMGAKNICEFAKKCTKLKMLLHVSTAYVAGEQEGLILEKPFLMNEALRDGAHLDITSELNLIKETKIEMRTKCCSMKAEKRTMKNLGLKRAKHFGWPNTYVFTKAMGEMLLGHLGGDLPMVIIRPSIITSILKEPLPGWTEGIRTIDSVLIGYAKQALSFFLVDPDLIMDVIPGDMVVNAMMAAMAANSEQPAQTVYHVTSSLRNPALYAVLVDTGHRYFLANPLRTGKNGERARLRRMRCFSTVASFRAHMVVNYKLALEIIRLVNIALCGMFSGRYEEMSRKYSFIMHLVELYAPYTLFKGCFDDINTQKLRIAMKKQGQKTDGGYYFDFDPKSIDWEEYFYKVHIPGVVKYLCD; encoded by the exons atggcgATCAGTGCTCACATGGATTCTGAAACTATTGTGAATTTCTTCAGAGGGAGGAGCATCCTCATCACCGGCTCAACCGGGTTCCTTGGAAAAG TGCTTATAGAGAAGATACTCAGGGTTCAGCCTGACGTCAAGAGGCTCTACCTGGTCGTCCGAGCCACCGACATCGGTTCCGCGACACGCCGCGTTGAGAACGAG GTGATAGGGACGGATATCTTTCAGATTCTGAAAGAACAGTATGGCAGTGGGTTCAAAAGTTACCTTGAAGAAAAGCTCTGTCCTTTGGCAGGAGACATAATCTATGAGAACTTGGGATTAGATTCTGACAAATTGACAGAGTTGTTTAAGGAAATCGATATCGTCGTCAACAGTGCTGCAACTACAAACTTTTATGAAAG ATACGATGTGGCTTTTGACTCAAACGTAATGGGAGCGAAGAACATCTGTGAATTTGCTAAGAAATGCACAAAACTGAAGATGTTGCTTCATGTTTCGACTG CCTATGTAGCTGGAGAACAAGAGGGACTCATACTGGAGAAACCATTCTTGATGAATGAAGCACTTAGGGATGGTGCACACCTGGATATTACATCCGAGTTAAATCTGATCAAGGAGACCAAGATTGAGATGAGAACCAAGTGTTGTTCAATGAAGGCTGAGAAGAGAACCATGAAGAATCTTGGGCTCAAGAG GGCCAAGCATTTTGGATGGCCAAACACCTATGTTTTCACCAAAGCAATGGGGGAGATGCTGCTCGGCCACCTCGGCGGTGACCTCCCCATGGTGATCATCCGCCCAAGCATCATAACCAGTATCCTCAAGGAGCCATTGCCAGGATGGACGGAAGGAATCAg GACGATCGACTCCGTGCTCATCGGTTACGCCAAGCAGGCATTATCCTTCTTCCTCGTCGATCCCGATCTGATAATGGACGTG ATACCGGGGGACATGGTGGTGAATGCCATGatggcggcaatggcggcgaaCTCGGAGCAGCCGGCGCAGACCGTTTACCACGTGACGTCGTCGCTGCGGAACCCGGCGCTGTACGCTGTCCTTGTGGACACCGGCCACCGCTACTTCCTCGCTAACCCGCTGCGCACGGGGAAGAACGGCGAGCGCGCCAGGCTGCGCAGGATGCGGTGCTTCAGCACGGTGGCCAGTTTCCGCGCCCACATGGTCGTCAACTACAAGCTAGCCCTCGAG ATAATTCGGTTGGTGAACATTGCGCTGTGCGGCATGTTCTCAGGGCGCTACGAGGAGATGAGCAGGAAGTACAGTTTCATCATGCATCTGGTGGAGCTCTACGCGCCCTACACCTTGTTCAAAGGCTG CTTCGACGACATCAACACACAGAAGCTGAGGATTGCGATGAAGAAGCAAGGGCAGAAAACTGACGGCGGATACTATTTTGATTTTGACCCCAAGTCAATTGATTGGGAGGAGTATTTCTACAAGGTTCACATCCCTGGTGTAGTCAAGTATCTGTGTGACTAG